A single region of the Xenopus laevis strain J_2021 chromosome 4L, Xenopus_laevis_v10.1, whole genome shotgun sequence genome encodes:
- the tspan1.L gene encoding tetraspanin 1 L homeolog (The RefSeq protein has 1 substitution compared to this genomic sequence) — protein MGCFSFIKVMMIIFNVLIFLGGGTLLGVGIWVSVDSNSFLKIFGTVSASAAVQFVNVGYFLIAIGALLVLLGFLGCCGAQKESKCLLLIFFTIILIIFIAEVAGAVVALVYSNLAESILGPLLKPVLQNDYGSNSKPDVTKIWNATMENLHCCGFDGYSDFNNSTYYSNYHQYPPYCCNSTLNAVCTQVNAMNSKISGCFSQLLYLIRQNAAIVGGVAAGICALELAAMVVSMYLYCHLDKEIH, from the exons ATGGGGTGTTTCTCGTTTATCAAAGTGATGATGATTATATTCAACGTTCTGATATTT CTTGGAGGTGGTACCCTCCTGGGAGTCGGAATCTGGGTGTCTGTGGACAGCAactcctttttaaaaatatttggaacAGTGTCTGCAAGTGCTGCAGTTCAGTTTGTTAATGTTGGGTATTTCCTCATTGCCATTGGTGCTCTGTTGGTACTTCTCGGATTCCTTGGATGCTGTGGAGCACAAAAGGAGAGCAAGTGCCTCCTGCTCATA TTCTTCACCATCATCCTGATCATATTCATCGCAGAGGTGGCTGGTGCTGTTGTAGCTTTGGTTTATTCCAACTTG GCCGAGAGCATATTGGGACCCCTCCTAAAACCAGTTTTACAAAATGATTATGGCTCCAACAGTAAACCAGATGTGACAAAGATTTGGAACGCTACCATGGAAAAT CTTCATTGCTGTGGTTTTGATGGATACTCCGACTTCAATAATTCCACCTACTACAGCAACTACCATCAGTACCCGCCCTACTGCTGCAACTCAACTTCAAATGCTGTCTGTACTCAAGTTAACGCAATGAACTCTAAAATTTCG GGCTGTTTCAGTCAGCTCCTCTACCTCATTCGGCAGAATGCTGCTATAGTGGGGGGTGTGGCGGCTGGCATCTGTGCACTGGAG CTTGCTGCAATGGTGGTTTCGATGTACCTCTACTGTCATTTAGACAAAGAAATCCACTAA